DNA sequence from the Nicotiana tomentosiformis chromosome 3, ASM39032v3, whole genome shotgun sequence genome:
tctaccacatgccgtGATCACATGCCATCAAGtactttcaacatacaggtttagggccaaccaactacgttgataaagaatatagtgtcgctgcatacttaaacacctatagtgggtagttgcagccagtgggtgctgagcattattggccgccggaaccatgtaaaatggtgtgtaacaaggactatGTATGTCAATGACAGGTGTAAAAAAGAACGCGTATACGGAACTAAAtagatgttggtgataccgtttttGCGGGCAAATGTGGaatatgctcgcaaacaggacacgactGTCGTAATTGTCCTTCAGCTGGTTTAGGTGGCGGTGGTAATCTAGCTCCTAGtggaagttcatctaatgtgtccaactatcaaggatacacgtagtattttgtttccgtaatgtggttgtaataagtgtatgtacttgtttatcttgcagaatgtatgaaataaaattatgtttccattgctgttaaatcttattaatatttaacattaatacttcagtacaacaatctaacataaacccattttaaaaaaaataattgtcttgtcgacctgagaAAGTTGAtcgcctgcaaaagctatcttctgaaAAAGCtatattgtacccgaaagaatctttaacacgcgaagcatagcgcggtgaaatactacgttatgtgggtTGTCTTGTCGACGTAAAAAGTTGCTCACCTGCAAAAGCTAACTTCTGGAAAAgctgtattgtacccgaaagaattttaACACGCAAAGCATAGCGCGGTGAAATACTACGTTgtgtgtgttgtcttgtcgacctgaaaagctACTCGCgtgcaaaagctatcttctggaaaaactgttttgtacccgaaagaatctttaacacgcgaagcatagcgcggtgaaatactacgttatgtgagttgtcttgcctataaataactagcgcattttagttattatctgtgattaaccaaaacaaatagcaaaacttttcatacatttttcatttttcttgcattaacaaatgtctggacgcaatgaTCAACCAAGGTGCTATTGTGGCAAATGTGCGATTTTGAAGGCATGTTTTTCCGATGGTAATGTTGGGCGTAGATACTGGATGTGTCAACAATTGTTTGGACGCAATGACAGAAATCATTGTATGTTtgaggaatggtatgatgaaccccatTAACCAGGGATACTACAAATCCTGTTtgcagtatgtttggaatatgaacgGTGAATACCAACGCCAGATCTCTGAAATGCAACGAGAAATTGCGGCagtgcaggagaaactaaaatggaagagaaatttaagtggttggagcagagaataataggcggtagtgactaaacaaacacatgtatgtgttgagtgtagtattttatctttatgtttttcgtgtcatgtattttcattagttgtactgaatttaaattatgttaagttactatatttgtgtttgtgttgtagtattaaaataacgaagaactgggaaaataaaaatataatgcgcatataatgtaaacaataaaaattattgctattatttactgaatgtcatatgtacataaaatacaaaaaaaatcaatgtgtcccacatccTGTATGCTTTAATGCAGCcgttggcctgaggcgcatcccatcccgcccggctacgctatcaggatcatcctcatcacgtcgcctctttatcggaggatgcacTGTAGCATGATCGTCAGTAGGGCTGGTAGGCTAGGTAGAAGGGGTCGTcggtccagcagtaacctacagaTTAATAAGATactttagtatatgaaatatatattagtaatgCACGTgttaagttaaaaaaaattaaattatcttaCCATGTTCTTGTtgggctcctgaatataatcatccatCGCAGCCAGGTCAGTatcgcacaaagtggcctccATGACGGGCGGGGATGAAGCCttaataaaaaaaacataaagatatttatggctaatcaatgagataaaaacaaatttaaatttaatagtaatacaaacatacCTGCGCCTGTGAAAGATCCCCAACATCCCTCGATGAAgagccataactcagtcggcacccactatccacatctcgtgTCGGCCGATCATCAGCAACGGTCAATGGGACTGGAAGATtaggaaaatactgatcccaatCCTCTCGCGTAATGGTCGTGCCCACGATCAACAATGGAGATGACGGGGTCACTTGCGAAGTCCATGGAGTGAGCTGATCAACTCTAACATCCTCAACAGGTGCCTCcacgcccccttgctggggaccacctcctcgccgacccccacgacctcgtgggacacccctacCTCATAGGGCACGCCTGCCACGTCGACCACGTTCTGGCTCCACTCGTGCCCTACGATGGTACTGATCTGGCGCCACATAATCAGCCTTGTATCCTAAGCGATCATCATCTCGGGCTCGCCTCAATGTATGGGAAGCCAGATCGGTAACCTATAggccatactcgtgcaaagcgGCTGCTCCCTCTCCGATATACcactgcatctgcagtcccaactggtggaaccgatgtaggccaatagcctgcacaatatgtaaaatataaattacagaACGCTAGGTTAatgttataagtaagtataccaaataacatactAGTGCCTCGTGCCTCCCGGCGTAGGGAACGTACCAACCGCCAGCGTGATAAATGGGATTCCCGACGAAAAGTCGGGTAACGCTACTGTACCAGCCCATATAATCAAGCTCACCATCCGTCCGGTCAGGTGGGGGGGAATCCGGTCAAGTCGCCGGTCCTAAGTATTGATATGCGCCTCTAGCCATGTCATATATGTCTGGTCCACCCTGGAATGATCATCCCGCTAGTAATGTGTGATATGCCAGGCTGGCAGTGGTGGTACAAGCTGCGGCAACCAAACTGGTAAAGTACTCGCTCGGTGAcatgatgctccacaatatcaagTTACATCAAcgggacggaagagctccacataattcggtcggccgagcaataatcgggcaaaccagctaATAGCTCGCTGCtgtatggcctccaaatgaactattaagtaacaacagaaaacgtgagtatacgcaacacatatgaagccaggccaagtaaacttaagtatacatttacctgtgcgccttccagcaaatccaacaaatccttGCACAAGGGGAGATTATGTTGAGCCTCGTACTCTCGTCCATATCCTcacctatcaacccacctcctagctagagggagaaatGGAGGCGGTGCACCCGGAGCTAAGGGTGGTAGAGGTGGATGCAACTGCATGAACCGCTCCCAgacccaaacctaatatacaaagtggacataaaatttaaggtatatatttactgggtatgttataatgaatagagtattcgaCTATGTTTTCATCTGTAGCAGCGGCAAAAATCCAGCAACGTCATGTTGGGCCCATGCTTGCCCGGCACATCTGCCTATACAAGTAACCGAGAACAACAACACCCCAGCTGTAAtgatgtaaatcatctagccgctcaagatgatgaagaaatctcaagctgactaggttccccgaagtgttcgggaacaaaacccctccaaacataaggagCAACAGCAACCTCGTGTACCGGTGAATATGAAGCTCCGGTGTATCATCTGTGTTGTCAGCGTGCAATGCCTCCAAATACTGCCGGACAAGCATCAACAGCAGACGACTGGCCCCAACCAATGCAGTCTCATTCGGTGGCTGGAAACCGGTGAGCCGCTGCAACATCTCCATGTGCAAACCCGTATACTCTCTGATGGCATTCGTCAAAGCAACAGGGTGTCCATCAACGGGCAGCCCATACAGGACCTCCACGTCCTGAAGCGTGatagtggcctcgccaatgggtaaatggaatgtgtgcgtctccAGTCGCCATcgctctatcagggccgtgatcaaCGACCAATCCAGCTGCAGCTGGCCGATCTCCACAATCTTATAAAATCCCATATCCTAGAGGCGtctgactatacggggatggagagGGTGGTCCCTGAGAAAGCCCCACATATCTTCTACTCTCCTGGCGCGGAATGTCTAGGCCACTAACTGTCCCTCCCATATGTGGGACGACCTATGATCGCCTTGTAACAACAGTAGCTCCAGTCTGGCAAGTCCGGGATGCAAAGGCGGAACCTTCATGTCGTCTACTATACATTAAACAATATTAATTACATTAatttactttaatatgttagttttattattttacatgttagttttattattttatatgtttgtttgtaaattaaataattaatttttataattatagaagatttaattattaaatattcacatatggcttccaggctcgatatttgaggcccagtagcaccaaggtatcctgaattcttatgttcatgatgagaaaatttttctgatttatcactcaacatgtctgttattttaaatgttagtttaatattgtatatgttagttttattaatttatatgttagttttattattttatatgttagttttattattttatatttttgtgtatgactcacttatttttgactataataaaattaattttcataattatacaagatttaattattaaatattcacatatgggttccgtgctcgatatttgaggcccagtagcaccaaagtatgctgaattcttgtgttcacgATGAGAAAAGTTTCCCGATTTATCACTCAACAGGtttgttattttaaatgttagtttattatttatatgttagtattattattttatatgttagttttattattatatatttttatttatgactcacttattttttactataataaaatttaataattaattttcataattatacaaaatttaattattaaatattcatatatggGTTActggctcgatatttgaggccagtagcaccaaggtatcctAGAAATATTGTTATTTTCCCATACTTAGTCCGGAAATTATTGTTGctttctcatgttattttcttacgatcgttgactagaattggacagagtttgtgtttgaactatcaactTTTTAGACGTAATTTTTGATATAAGAGATACTTATATGAtaaatttcaataactacaaggacactacgctaaagggcactacattttactacgctaaaagggcactacattacaaatacgagcactacattaggccacaagataccactagagggaactaaagtaacaatttatctattttactagtctttaagcaaataaataatctaaaccggataaaaacaataaataaatttaatcacaaaacattcacgaaaatacatataccacagtaaaaagtaatttctctatttttactaattttattagcacactaatatcatagtccagataaaaataacaaattagttaaatcgcaaaacaatcacaaaacaacatagaacacattaaaaataactattatgcatttttatacgagttttaacaaaaactaagtcgaaatacctcgatttaaggtttttgaaaagttgaagatttggtgatttggagccgaaacgagcaacccactaCGAGATAACGCCTTAGCTAGGATGTGGGACCGTGAATCTTTACTTTTTGTAGGATATGTGAGCTCCACTCTAGCTTTTTTCGTTGacaattggggggggggggaccgctttaatttttttgttttaatGGGGGAGTTCTGGTTTGGTGGGGAAGGGAAGGGGCCGTTTTTTTTATGTGGGAAGGCGCTATACTATAGCGccgtttattaaggcgctatactATAGCGCGGTAATAAAAGGCGCTATACCTTCCATCTTTTCAAATTGacatataacgcccttttaaagggcgttaTACATATTTTGGTTACCATCTTTTTATTCCACATATTTCGGTtatttgagtccaaaagaaccacatttaGATTTCGGACTCCTAAAAAACAACAGAGAAGTTAGACCACACACCCAAATCAAGAGTTTGAATATAAATTAAGGACTCAAATATTGAACGAATTCAATCGCTCTCACAAAAAAGTTCATGTGACTCCCAAGGTCGTATCATAAGCTTGTCCATAATATAGGACTCGACTAATCTAAACTCGCCAAATCcaagatcaaataggactttaatagtatgtaggctaagggacgagTGGGATGTATTTAGAAAAATAGTGACTAAACTCCCTAAGCAATTTAATACAACACTTTTTGCAACTATAAAGCGCACACTTATCATAACTTAACTTCACATATAGTTCTACTCAGTACACAAATAGCATGCTCAGTTGCATTTAAGCACTTTACTTACGTATATtcactagccaaaaacaacttaGTGCATTTTTTTATACGAGTAATTCTTTCTCTCAACTAGTGGGAGCACTTTTATTGTACGCACTTTTCAAGAAACATGGATGGGTTAATGAGAATGTATAGAAATACAAAAAGGGAAAGGATGCCATCCAGGCGAAGCAGGCAATACAATGAACAAGACAAGAATGATGAgaagtgttatgagtgtggaaggtATGGGCATGTTCAAGCTaaatgcccagatcttaaaagaAAAGTCTACAGAAGGTTTAGCAAAAACAAATTCTTCGGAAGTTGGAGTGATGAAGATAGTTCAAAATACGACAATATATGATTCATGACCATCCTGAAAAATGACATGAACAAATACTCTGGTTGATGGACTAATGAAGATACATCAGACGATGAATGCAAGGAAAATACTGAAAACTGTTTCATGGCACGAGGTGAAACAAGCGAGGTAAGATCTTATAACTGTGATAGATATAATGAATTGCAAGATATTCTTGACCTTAATCTAAAAGAGTCTCAAAAAATGTTGAATGTACTAAGGAGAATCAATAGGGAAAAGAAAGACAATAGGGAAAAGAAAGACTGAGAACTTAAGCTTGAAGTCTGTGAAATCAAAAGAGATGTACTTCAAGATGAAGTTCAGGAATTGCAAATGCAACTAAATGGTATGCGCAAATCCACCAGTCACAGTTCAGTCAAGTCTAACCAGGCGACTTACAAGTCAACTGGAAAAGGACTGGCTAGAGCTGAGTCCACAGGTACTAACACAAGTGGTAGATCAAAAACTGGATCAACCTCTATGTGTCATTATTGTAGCATATTTGGACATAAATATTCCTTTTGTCGATTTCATAAATCTAATATTTCAGGATGGATTTGGAAACCCAAAAATAATCCTGATCCTAGTAGAACTAACCAATAAGGACCCAAGCAAACTTGGGTACCTAAAAAAAGGTGACAATTCTATTTTGCAGGAACACCACAAAAAGAGCTGCAAAGGAAAATAGTATTTAGACAGTGCGTGTTCCAGTTACATGATGGGTGACAAAAAAATTTTCAAAGAAGTCACAAAAATAAATGGTGGAAAtgtcaaatttggtgatgatttaaaaggaaaaatagtTGGTACCGGTACAGTTCCATTCGGAAAGAATTGTGATATTGTAGAGGTATATCTTGTAGATGGACTCAACTACAATCTTTTGAGCATAAGTCAGCTATGTGATTCGGGATATGAAGTAAAATTCAAGAAAACAGAATGTACCATTGAGGATGAAACAGGTAAAACTATTCTTCCAGGAAAAAGGTATGGAAATGTTTATATTCTTGATGGTATTGAAATCTAGACAATCATATTTGTCTAGCATCCATTTCTGACGATCCATGGCTTTGTCATAAAAAACTTAGTCATGCAAGCAAGCATCTTATTGAAAAACTGGCcaagcatgatttagttattggTCTTCCCAAATTCAACTtttttagaaatcatgtatgtgatgcatgtcaGATTAGTAAAAACACTAGAAACTCTTTCAAAACCAAGGATATCGTGTCCACTACCAAGCCATTGCAATTACTTCATATGGACTTGTTTGGACCCACTAGAACTGCTAGCATTGGAGGTAAACATTatgcttttgttattgttgataacTACTCACGTTTTACATGGGTAATTTTTTTAtctcataaagatgaagctttgAAATGTTTTGAGATTTTCTGCAAAAGAATTGATAGAGAAAAATGGCATCTAATCAAAACCATCTAAAGTGATCATAGAAGAGAGTTTGAAAGCATATCTTTTGAAGAATTCTGTAACGATCAAGGGTATACCCATAACTTCTCATCCCCAAgatcaccccaacaaaatggagtagttgagcgCAAGAATAGAACTCTACAAGATATGGCAAGAACAATGGCATTAGAACATTCACAGCCAAGTCACTTCTGGACATAAGCAGTCAGTACAACATGTCATATTCTCAACAAGTGCCTCATATGACCTATTTTgaagaagactccatatgaatTATAGAAAGGTAAGAAGCCAAATATTGGCTACTT
Encoded proteins:
- the LOC138907395 gene encoding uncharacterized protein, whose product is MGDKKIFKEVTKINGGNVKFGDDLKGKIVGTGTVPFGKNCDIVEVYLVDGLNYNLLSISQLCDSGYEVKFKKTECTIEDETASISDDPWLCHKKLSHASKHLIEKLAKHDLVIGLPKFNFFRNHVCDACQISKNTRNSFKTKDIVSTTKPLQLLHMDLFGPTRTASIGEPKKVDEALKDSSWTQAMQYELDQFDKNQVWELVPKPENATVVGTKWVFRNKLNEEGKVVRNKARLVAQGYSQQEGVDYDEIIAPVARLESIRILLAYASFKGLNYFKWMSKVLF